In the genome of Lathyrus oleraceus cultivar Zhongwan6 chromosome 4, CAAS_Psat_ZW6_1.0, whole genome shotgun sequence, the window ATTATAGCGGATTATGGCGGAAATTCCTGCAATTTTGGCCAATATTTATCATTGCGGCAAGCCCAAAAACTGCTATGCATATCCTCCATGGCAAGCCTTAAAAACTGCTACGTATATCGGCCATGGCACCGCCATTGCGGATATTTGATAACACTGATTAGAAGTACCTTTGCTCTGAAAGATTTGATAACAGAAACCAGCAACTTGTCTCCCACTATTAGTCTAACTTTTTGTGTCAATTCATGTCGCGTAATCTTCTTTTCCTGTAAAAGAGAAGGAACCCAAAACACAATTCAGCAAAAATGAGAAACTAGTGACTCGGTCTCAAACTCCAGAAGCAAGTGAAAAGCACTTACTCTATACTCCTTGTGAAACTTGGCAATGAAAACAATATCAGACGGAGGCAACATCTTGGAAAGCACGGAAATTAGGACCGTGAATGGCATCCAAGGCGAAGACGGTCTCATAGATTGCCCCCCAACTCCAACCTTCTCATGTCCtacaaaatcaaacacacaaagAATCTCAGCCATCATCCCTAATcactaaataaaataaaaaaacaataaCAATAAGGACAAGCATAAAAAAAACCTTTGTTGGAAGCAAGTTTGAAACTCAAAACATATTCAGGCAACACATGCGTGTTGATCCTGTTACTCCAAACAATGTACTCTTTGGGAGATGAAAAACTATCCACCCCAGAATCATACTCTTCAGAACTCGAACGGCATTGCTCAGAATCCGCTGCCACAACCTCCATCTTTCCAAGAATCACACGACACAGCAACAAGTGCCTCAAACCGTCTTTATCAACAACAGAACTTTTCACACTGtacaaacacaaacacaaaagTCAAACCAATACACATTCAATCATCACATATCAAAATCTACATCGATAAAGTGAATAATCAATCATTAGCTACAGTTAATTCAATTAATTAAACTAACtaaacaattaaataaaatacaaCATAATAATATAAAATTGGTGCCTACCTTTCGAGAGGTGAATCATTGGGAGAGAAACGCAAACCATTACTATGAGCATGACCAAAACCGTGTTGAATAATATCATCAATCTCTTCCTTACTAGAAGCACCATACCAAACGTGTTTCACGTTCGCATTTCCACCGCGAAGTTTCGCGACCGCGCGTGCGAAGATCTGAAACGATTGAATTCTCGCTTGTGCCATTACAGATGAACAAGGATTCCTCTGAATCGATACCACATCGGCTTTCAACCCTTGCGTGCTCAAACCGCAAACGAATCTAGTTCGAATTAGGTTCATATCGGCACCATCTGTCTTCCGAATATGCCTCTCAGAAACGTGGCCGCCGGAAGCAACACTCTCGCAATCGGAAACCGCCGAGTCGTCGTCGTCGCCGGTGAATCTCTCTGGTGAATCTTGAATTGGTCGCTCCATAAATATAATCGAAATTAAAAGGTAAAAGGGATTATGTTATGTAACCTAAAAATTAAAAGggaattaatgaaaatataatTGATATGAGTtcattgtttttattttttaatagTAAAATCTTGGAGAGAAAGAAAAAGGAGGGAAAGAAAAAACGAACTCACACACAAAAGTTAGAAAATAGATACAAAGTGTGTGTGAGgaaaaaacaaacaaaagaaaTACTAGAAGTTAAGAGAAGGTGGCGTTTTGTTTATAAAGGAAACGGAAACCGCCATGAGGAGAGAAGAAACACGACGACTTTGAGAGAGGCGGTGGAGTAGATAGGTTCGTTATTACGGAATTTGAATAAGAGGACTACGTTTTGTTTGTGATATTACAATTTTGTCCACTCGTGTTGCGTTGCGTGTGTTTTCTTGGTGACTAAGGCAAAGGTCAAAATTTGCAACTGATTTGTTATTACTTGTGCAACACTGGTGGTGCTTCTGCCTGctttaattcttttatttttttttattattatttttaaatgtCGACCGCACAAGGTATCCTTTATTTAATTAATGGCATGTTATTTTAGATCATGTTAAAACTATGTTATGTACGAGCCTTTATTTGGGGGTCATCAAATGTAGACTTCCGAAAATATAGTGTGATACATAAATATAATACTTAATGGACAAGCAAAATCTACTCATAATGAATAAAGTATCTTTTAGTCaattattaatatatatatttaaaattataattaatttttaaacATATATTTTTGTAAAATAAATTGTTTCTTCTAAAAAGTAATTATAAAGAAAATGTATTTGTTCAcaaatttcttttctttttagaTTATTAACACATGTTAATATACACTACTTTCCTCTAATCTATCTGTTTCTTTTAATGTGCATTAgttaaaaatataaataatatttttttgaatttattttttattttaatttaaattatttgtaaaataaaaaataattgaaTGAAAAAAAGTATGTAAAATCATCTTAACAAAATTGAATTGAGGTTTAAAAGAAACTGAAAAAAGATATATATTTAAAACAAAATTGAATTTACACCAAAATCCAAATTTTGTCATATAATTATAGATATATAATTATAGATAATATAAAATTATTGATCATAAAATAGAGATAAATTTTGATAAGctaataaattatattttttattcattAATTATGAAATATATTCTCGGATTGTATATCTATTCATAAATATAACTTTGTAATCAAGtcgattatatatatatatatatatatatatatataatatatattatatatatatatatatatatatatatatatatatatatatatatatatatataaaggaATATATGAAATGAGAATGATATTTCTTATGTGAAAGTGAGAGGAAGTATTATCTACGTGTGATTATAAACTCACTTAAACTATTCTCTTGTTAGACATTCATCTTTTTTTCTTCCATGGACACAAAGTTCAACCTTCCTGAATGCAAAGGTTGCTCCACCAATCTTCACGTGATATATACTTTTAATTTTTATTAGGAAAAAAACTCAAATTAACCCCTTCATTTATGCTATGAACATAGTCTTTTCCAGTTGTCGGAGTACCTTTTTCTTCTTCCACCGATGCTAGTTTAATTGATGTTGTCTTGTCTTCCTCCTTTAACTTGAAATTGTACCTTCACTATGTAAATATAGTTTTTGTACAGAGTGAAGAAAGTTAAAAACCACTTGAATAGTAAGGTATTATTTCAACTCATTGATATAAATTGGTAGACACCTTCGacacaaaataaaaaaataaatatgatAAAGAATTTAATTAAAATACACTGATAGTATAAAATGATTTTACACTGTCAATTAATCATAGTCGTTGGATGTTTaaataaatttgacttttattttaaaactctataaagtaatgcaaacggatgatggtgataAATTGATTgtgtaaaatattttacactgacagtgcatagtaattaatcttTGTGATAAAAATGTATTCATTAATATATTATCTTAAATCTTGATATAAAATATCAtcattttaaaatttaagaaaaAAGTTGTGAAACAATTGTATTTTCATTATCAATATGGATTTGAGAATAAGAGAGATCGAAGATAGGTGAATGTGGAGTTAGTGGAATAAAAATATAGCCTTGAAACATGCAATATCTTCTTTTGTCACATTGAGCTTAGGGTATCAACCTTAAGAATTTAAAAGACCGGTGGAGAAATCATACATGAAGGTTGTGTTGAGAAATAAGTGTGAGATCTAAGTCTCATATTGCTTagaaaaatggaagttgaacactTTATAAGTAAAATAACTCATACACTtatcaccttaagatttttggtgaatatgtggtgtctctctcacttaGTTGAGTGAGTCTTTGACCTTAAGGTGAGTGTTTAACCCAATGTGAATTTTCCTCTCTCATGATGACCCGTCATTGGTATTAGAGTTTGGTTTGAGTAAGGGACTGACTCCTTGTATCGAAATGTGTCCCATGGTAGTTCCCATGACGAGTAAGGGTGTATGTCAATAGTGATACAAACACGTGGATGAAATAGCTTCCGTTTGAGGGAAAACATAGTGGATGGACTCACACTTGAAGGGGAGATTATTGAGAAAAAAGTGTGAGTTATAAGTCTCATATTGCTTAGAAAAGTGGAGGTTGAGCATTTTATAAGTAAGATGATCCATACACATATCATCTTAAGATTTTGAGTGAATATGTGATGTCTTTCTCACTTATTTGGGTGAATATTTGACCTTTAGGTGAGTGTTTGACTCAATGTGAGTGTTTCCCCCTCATGATAACCCATCAGTCTCAACTACAAATTTTGAACGGAAAAATTGTAAGCCAAATTGCAAACTCTCTCAACAAACTATTTTTGAACGGAAAAATAGAAAACTCTCTCAACAAACTATTTTTGaacagaaaaatagaaaatccTCTCTAAACAGACAATTATCCAAATCCTCAATACACTCAAAAGACTACATTTTATTATTGTGTAGAAAACTCAAAATAACTCTCTATTTATATTAATACTTCAATTCTATTACTCATACACCTACcaccttaaggtttttggtgaatatATGGTGTCTCTCACTTATTTAAGTGGGTCTTTGACCTTTAGGCGAGTGTTTGACTCAATTTGAATATTTCCCCCTCATGGAAGCTCTTTCATCCACATGCTTGTACCGCCGTTGATAGACACCCTTACTTGCCATGGGCACTACAACAGGACAATCCACCTAACCATTATGTCAAGAAGACTTTCGATACAAGGAGTCAGTCACTTACTAGAACCAAATTATGATACCACTGATGGGTCATCATGAGGGGGAAGCATTCATATTGGGTCAAACACTCATAAAAAGGTTAAAGACTCACCCAAATAAGTGAGAGGCACACtacatattcacccaaaatcttaaggcAATAGGTGTATGGGTCCTGTTACTTATAAAATACACAACCTCCATTTTTCTAAACAAGGTGGAACTTagaactcacacttgtttctcaagAGGTTGAACTTTCTGTTAATGGAATACTAAAAGATAAACACAATTTTTTCTAAAGAGAATGTCATATGAGTAAATTAGTTGAGTTTTAATCGCATCTATCATTTTAACCTGATGGTAGATAATGTTTTCTCTCACTCTCACATAAGAAACATCATTCTCACTTgattgatatatatatatatatatatatatatatatatatatatatatatatatatatatatatatatatatatatatatatatatatggtaaAGATAATGATGCAAATATTGTGTAAGATAAAGATATTATTGGTAAAGATAATTATAGGAGTGACGTAATATACGAAAGATATGTTGAAAATATCAAAAGGCGTGCTTTTATTTGTGAAAAATACTTACAATGGATGAAAAATCAAGAATTCCAAGTTCTAAGATTGAAAACTCTATTGTCTTTCACAACACACAAATGATCCTTTTATAGACAAGGATCCACGTGGACTTGAAACTAAAATAAACTAAGAAAAAACTTTTATAAAAGGTAATGACCCATGTGGCCtgaataattgaaataaaacaaaaacaaaattaataaagTATAGTATATAATTCAAAAACAATTATGAATGGAATATAATTGAAGCCAACAAATGGGGGTCGTTGTTTTCTTTAACTTTTTATCTTCACCATAATTGATTTTATCTTCAAAATAATGCTGACAAAAGAAGTCTTTATAATCTTATCTTCACCATAATTGAACTTATCTTCGAAATAATTTAATGTAGGATTCTGTCTTTTAAAGATCTATTATTTCATAACAATCATCTTCATTATTATTTTCAGAAGTGCTAAAAGCACTATCACTTTCAGATAAAGCAGTCATAACTTATTTAATCTTGCTTAAGAATTCTTTATGGCTGGAAGCATCATATAAAGAGGAAGGTAGTTTTGATCTATCTAACAAGAAATACGTATCTTTTGGAGATATGACATTTTCTTTGCAATGACCGGGATGGGACTTGAACCAAGAATCTAATCTTGATAGAGAAAGCAAATATGGATAAAACTTGGACCATCATTTAACAAAAAAATTATTGACTAATTGAGTAAAAGAGGACTCTTCCCATAATGGTTCAGTTGAAAATGTCCAGGATGAAATCCACGTAATTCCAGTAAcaacacaaaaatataataaagaCTTGTAATCATGACAAGTAGTTTTTTCTGTAAAATTGTTAAATGCCTTTGAGGCATAATCAGAAAATATTTCTAAAATTTGCACAACAATTTTGAACCATTGGATAAACCAATTAGGGAAGCTAAGTGAAATATCCTTGTTGAACCATATAAACCAGGTGTGATTGAAAGGTTCAACAGATGAAAATTTGAACCAAATATCCATGTAATCAAAGTAAGAATAGTATTATGTAGTAAAGGTTCTAGAAAATATTTTAATTCTGATGGAGGTTGTTTCTAATCAGAAGGAGATAATACCTTGTACACATCATTTCTTAAGTGGTTGGGTTGTCGGTCGTACTTAGCTTGTGGCTCAATACTTGTCTTCCATTCAAAACATTTTAAATAAACGAGTTTAGTTCGGTCCTCATAGGGCAAAAAAGAGAGGTTAGGATGAATCGTCCTTTCAGCTCCCGAGTATTCTGATTATCGGACGTACTTAGCCTATGGTTCGATgcttgtctccctctaagtaccaACGATTAAATTAGCCTCACAAATTTTATAATATAATTCTTCCGCCTTAGGGAAACATTTAAACCTTTCGTCATTCAAGTACAACAAAAAGACTTTTCTTTCAACACCTCAACACTTTGacaatcaacatcaacaacactTGTCTATTTGGACCAAACACAATCCTCTTTAGCATCCATACATTCTTTGGGTTAACCACCTCATGGTTAAACACCATCTCTGGACCACCCTTTTTTCCTTTTGCCACACCATTTATTGGTTACTGCCACATACTTTTTTCTCTTAATGACCACACCATTTATTGGTTACCTCCACTCTTTTTTCTAGGGCCACACCATTTATTGGTTACCGCcatattcttttttttttttgccACACCACTTATTAGTTACCACCATACTCTTTTTTCTTTGGCCACACCCCTTATTGGTTACTGTCATACTCTTTTTTTCTTTGGCCACACCATTTATTGGTTACCGCCACTTTTTCTCTCTAAGGCCACACCACTTATTGGTTACCGCCACTCTTTTTGGTTCAGATACACCTACCTATGGATTCCAACAACACACTCCTGGTCCAGACAATACTTTCACCATATCCAAGCAACgctttccatatttcataattCTTTTCCCaatttcaaatttcaaattcaagCAACTCGgtttcttttatttttaatcaaCACAATCTTTTCTTTTATCACACAAACATTTTCAAAACAACTCCTTCTTTTCATAAAAGAATTGTTATAATTTGTTCTTTAACAGTCATACTAAAATCTTAGAGCACCCGAGCTATGGTCAAAATCAGCTAACATACACACACTTCTAGAATATGATTAAAATTGTtccctaaaatcaaccaacacattcGTATTTTTTACCACAAACTACATAGCTATGATTTCattattgcactataa includes:
- the LOC127073921 gene encoding probable inactive poly [ADP-ribose] polymerase SRO5, with protein sequence MERPIQDSPERFTGDDDDSAVSDCESVASGGHVSERHIRKTDGADMNLIRTRFVCGLSTQGLKADVVSIQRNPCSSVMAQARIQSFQIFARAVAKLRGGNANVKHVWYGASSKEEIDDIIQHGFGHAHSNGLRFSPNDSPLESVKSSVVDKDGLRHLLLCRVILGKMEVVAADSEQCRSSSEEYDSGVDSFSSPKEYIVWSNRINTHVLPEYVLSFKLASNKGHEKVGVGGQSMRPSSPWMPFTVLISVLSKMLPPSDIVFIAKFHKEYREKKITRHELTQKVRLIVGDKLLVSVIKSFRAKKMLASFKQTGGQPAAWMDNCPYIQ